The following nucleotide sequence is from Salvia splendens isolate huo1 chromosome 2, SspV2, whole genome shotgun sequence.
GAAAATATGGTGCTTCTAGGAAAACTGTGAAGATTACACATCCAGACACTCATGAAGAGTTGAGGCTGGATGGTTCGCCTGCTCCTAGATCACATACTGTTGTGCCACCTCAGTCACAGCCTATCCCATCATTTCCTCAAAATCACCAGATGAATTTTTATCCTAATTCTTATAACACAAACTCTGTCTATTTTCCTGCTGCTAGCTCTGTTCCATTGAGCAGCTCCCAGATTCCACCCACTTCTCAACCACCAAGGTTTCACAATCAGGTTGGTTGGTAGTTTTATTTTAGGCTACTTGCTCTGCTCTCATTTTTATGCAAAGCATAGTGCATTGATATGATTGCTTGAAAAATATTCTGTTAGCTCATAACATTTTCGGTTCATCCCCTGCAGGTGACAGTGAAACCACCTCTTGGCATTCATGGGGAGAAAGAGCCGTTGATAGCTACAAGTTCAGTTTCTGTCAGAAAGGCAGAGTCTTCAGAACCATCAGCTTTATCTGGAGAGGATTCTGTTCGTCCACAAAAGGAAGTTGAATCATCATCCCTGATCTCTGTTCCACATTCGAAGCCTGTTTTAGGAGTGTCATCTACTTCTGCTGCATCATCAGGTTCTATCAATGTGGAAAGTGATGCATGCAACAATGCAACTCCTGCTTTAGTTCATATGGATGGTTCTGCATCTATATTAAAAAGTTCTGCCTATGAATCAATTAATAACGTAGCTCTTCCTGTTCCACTTAAAGATATACCTAATGAACCACTCAATCCAGGCCAGCAGGATCAGGTATGATGTCTGTTTGTCTATCCAGTTATGGGTGCTATCCTCGTTAAGAATTTTACCTGATTTATGGGCTTTATTACCCCGTTATTTCAGGTTGGCAAGCAACCGTCATCGCTATCAAGTTCGACTTCTCATTCCTTGGAACCTGAAGCTGTTAACACAAAATCTACATTGCCTAGAACTAATTTGGCATGCGAAACTTCCAAGGAATCAGTATCAACTAATATAGCTACATCTGAGGCATCTGATTTTACAAGTGAGAATATTGTACCCAATAGTGTAAATAGTAGACAACCAGAGCCTGAGATAACCGTGGAAATGGAAGGACAAGCTACATCTCAGAGTTTGGAATTTGATAAAGATAGTTTGGACACATCACTGAAGTCACTTTCGTTAGAATCACCAAAAGTAACTGGTGAAGTTGAGGAAAGTATTGGAACAAAAATCACATCTCACACAAGTGGTCTATTGGAGGGTACAGAGGAGAAGCCAGAAGAGTCTTTAGGTTGTCGTAGTGATGATGTTAACATGGCTGTTAATTATGTTGCATCTTCCCATATAGAAGGTGGTCAAAATGCTGATAATCCTGTGTCAGTGGATGGTTTATCTGCACAAGATGATAAGACTTCTATAGCAGACATAGAATGTCTTGATGATTCATCAAAACCTGATATCGAAGATATTGACAATAATAGGGACAGTTTAGTCTCAACCTCCTCAAGTGTCAAGGATAAAGTCTTGTTAGATGCAAGTGTGTCTAAAACTGCTCTACCCAGagggaagaagaaaaaaagagaattatATAGGAAAGCAGAAGCTGCTGGTACAATTTCTGATCTGTATATGGCATACAAGGGTCCTGAGGACAAGAAAGATGCTGTGACCTCTGCAGAGAGCACTGAAGAATCAAGCAATAATAACATAAAGCAGACATCGTCTGAACTCTCTAGAGAGAATGACCTGTCAAATGAGAAACCTCCTCTGACTAAAGTTGAGCCAGATGATTGGGAAGATGCTGCTGAAATTTCTCCGCAGTTAGAAAGTTCAAAGAATGTAAATCAAGGTTCTGATGTAGATGAAAATGGATTGATGACTAAAAGATATTCTCGAGATTTCCTCCTTAAATTCGTAGAACAATGCACTGATCTTCCAGACGGATTTGAAATTAATTCAGAAGTAGCAGATGCATTGATGGTTTCCAATGTCAATATTCGTGAGTCACATCCTAGTCCTGGACGCAACTTTGACAGGGCGTCTGGAGGTTCAAGACTAGATCGCCGTGCTAGTGGCCATGGAGATGAGGATAAATGGAACAAATTTCCAGACCCACTTATGTCAGGGCGAGGAGATATGCGGGCGGATATTGTATATGCATACAATGCTAGTTTCCGGCCTGGTCAAGTCAGTAATTATGGTGTTCTAAGGAATCCACGGCCTCAAACACCCAATCAGCATCCTGGGGGCATCCTCTCTGGGCCAATGCAGTCCCTTGGCCCTCAGGGAGTATTGCTAAGAAATAACTCCAGCGCGGATAGATGGCAGCGGGGAACTGGTTTCCAGAAAGGTTTGATGCCTCCTCCTCAGACACCACCCCCAATTATGCACCGAGCAGAGAAGAAGTATGAAGTAGGTAAGGTTACTGATGAGGAAGAAGCAAAACAAAGGCAGTTAAAGGGCATATTGAACAAACTTACACCTCAAAATTTTGAGAAACTGTTCCAGCAAGTTCAGCAAGTCAACATTGATAATGTTGTTACACTGTCTGGGGTGATCTCTCAGATTTTTGATAAAGCTCTGATGGAGCCTACCTTCTGTGAGATGTATGCCGACTTCTGCTTTCACCTTGCTGCGGGCTTGCCTGAATTGAGCGTGGACAATGAAAAATTTACTTTCAAGAGATTACTCCTTAACAAATGCCAGGAAGAATTCGAGAGAGGAGAAAGGGAGGAACAAGAAGCAAATGAAACTGGTGAAGGTGAAAGTACACAGacagaagaagagagagaagagaagagactCCGTGTTAGGAGACGAATGTTGGGTAATATTAGACTAATTGGAGAATTGTACAAGAAGAGGATGTTGACTGAAAAAATAATGCACGGGTGCATTGGTAAATTGTTGGGTCAGCACCAGAATCCTGATGAAGAAAACATAGAAGCTCTGTGCAAATTAATGAGCACAATTGGTGTAATGATAGACCACCCCAAAGCAAAGGACTACATGGATGCTTATTTTCTCATCATGACACAACTGTCCAATAATATGAAGCTGTCTTCCCGGGTAAGATTTATGCTAAGAGATTCTATTGATCTGAGAAAGAATAAGTGGCAGCAGCGGAGGAAAGTTGAAGGTCCGAAAAAGATTGAGGACGTACACAGAGATGCTGCGCAAGAACGGCAAGCTCAAACTAGCAGGCTTGGCCGTGTTTCCAGCATTGGTGGTTCGAACAGAAGGGGCCCGCCTGTGGATTTTGCTCCTAGAACTCCTAATATGTTATCTCCTCCAGGTTCACAACTCAGTAGTTTTCGTCCTGGCGGGCCACAGCTACGTGGCCATGGCTCTCAGGATGCTCGGACGGATGAGAGACATTCCTATGAGAACAGGACGATATCTATTCCTCTGCCTCAAAGACCCCTTGGTGATGCTTCCATAACACTTGGGCCACAAGGTGGTCTTGTCCGGGGAATGGCATATGGTGGTCAGCCATCTGCATCTAGCTCTCGTTTGGCTGAGATATCAAGTCCTGGAGATGCACGAAGGGTGGGCCCTGGTCTAAATGGATTCAGTTCTATTCCAGAACGGATGGCTTATGGCCAAAGAGAGGATCCCGTGCCAAGATATGCGTCGGACAGGTTTATTGCTCCTTCCAGTTATGACCAAGAACGGAATGTTACACATGGGAATAGAAACAAAGATCGCATTGATGAGTCTCTGCCTACTTCTCCACCTGCTCGTGATGCGCCCCCAACTAGCACAGAAAATACGTGGCCCGAAGAACACTTGCGGGGCAAATCGATGACCACTATTAAAGAATTCTACAGGTATTTTGTGCGTCCAACCTGGAGGTCATTGTTTCTTTATGTTATAATCAACTTGCCCCACGCCcctttttattgttaattaagTTGGTTGAACTAAATGCTAGATTTCTCTTCAAAATTTTAAAGTGAAGTTGCATAGACATCTGCGACCAGCAGGCTCATTGTTGGGAAGTTGTTTTATTCCTAACACATCTTGCCTGTAATTTGTTGAGAGGCGCTTGGATGAATCAGCAGATGACATGAAAACGGAATGAATTAATCTGTGGAGATTCTTATTGTTTTACTTCAGCTAGAGAAATATATAGATGACTGCATATTGTAAAATATTCCTAGAGTTCTTTTTGTATGTTTGTGACGTCTCGCTCAGTCTCACCCTTCTGGTCCTTTCTTGCTCACATAAGTCCGTTACATTCTTTTTGAGTATCCGAACAAGATTAAAACCAACACTGTAAAGCTAAAATAGAATTAATTGAAGTTTTGATATGGAACTTATGATATGATGAAAGAGGAATGATAATCTTCTTTATTGCTGCCATATTTATTCAGTTTGTCACATAACTGGGTGCTTGGGGGTGCTAGTGGCACGAAGTTGTTTGGTTCCTGATGCTTGAGAATAAGAATTGTGCTAGTACTTCTTTCACCGGCTGACTACAATTTCAGTTTAGTGTCACATATTATCGGAAGAAACCTGTCTAGAATAGTTTAGTAGTATTAACTAATGGAGTACCACACCCTGAATTTAGTGCGTCAGTTGGTAATGAGTAATGATTGAGATGTTAATGACATAGAGAAAAAGGACGAGATATCAATGGCCCTGATAATCATGCCCAGGaacatttactttttcttcaatGTTGGGTTTGAAATGCATCCTTCACTTAAAGAAACACGTGGAACACAGCAAATTCATGCTGTGGTCAGCTGATTGATGTTTTTCCTTCTTTTGCCTGAATATTTTGTGATATATGCACAAAGTTGCTGGTGTGATAGGCTTGAGATTATCTCGTTGGTACTTTGAGTATTTTGCTAAGATGAAACTCAATCTTTTTTCCCCAGTGCAAGAGATGAGAGTGAAGTTGCAATGTGCATCAAGGATTTGAATGCCCCTAGCTTCTATCCCTCAATGATATCTATCTGGCTTGTTGATTCATTTGAGAGGAAAGATATGGAGAGGGAGCTCTTGACAAAGCTTCTTATCAACCTTACAAAATCACAAGATGGCTTGCTAAGTCAGACTCAACTTGTCAGAGGGTAAGTCGGGACACGCTTTTGGTTGGTCGTTATTACTTGAAAATGTCCAATCCTCGTATCTGACCTATCATCATTTGACAGGTTTGAATCTGTCCTAGCTGTCTTGGAGGATGCCGTCAATGATGCCCCGAGAGCAGCTGAGTTCCTCGGTCGTTTTTTCGCAAGAGTTGTCTTAGACAGGGTTGTCTCACTTTCTGAAATCGGGCGGTTGGTATACGAAGGTGGAGAAGAGCAAGGGAGCCTTGTAGAAGCAGGGATTGCAGCTGATGTGGTGGGAACCATCTTGGACACAATCAAGTCGGAGAAAGGTGATTGTGTGTTGAATGAGATTCGTTCAAGCTCGAATCTGCAGCTACAGAACTTCAGACCTCCAGGTTCTAACAGGCCGTGCAGAATAGATAAGTTTATGTAGAAGACAACAATGTTTATCGAATCGGGTAGAGGAATTCAtgtcttttttcttcttcttcttaggtaGTTAGTACAAGTTTTACATTTTCAGATATATTATactatatctctctctctctatatatatatatatataactgcAGGCTGTTGTGGAGGAACTATcctcttgtttgttttgacaaGATCAGGTCGTCGATTACAGGATTATCAAAGGTTCGATTGAGTGAGCATCTACTTGAAGTTATGCACTTTCTTTTACTTCTTCATTCTTCCCTTTTGAGCTACTTGTTTCGCTATATATATAACTgtttttatcaaaaatagatGAATTAAGTTTGCATTTGCCGAAAATGTCTTTTCCAAGCACACAatgcaaaaaagaaaaattaaaattcggATATTCGAATGCCTGACCATGCAAATCAAGCACCGGAACCTGGTATTTGAGTCACCCAGATCAGAGAACGGAGTCGGGTACAAGTAGCAATTTGAAGGCTTAACCGGGTGTGGTCAAAACCGGGTAGAGTTCCGGACCCGTCCCCCTTGCCTGCTCCAAGATATGTGGTCCATGGGTTAGCACTAGAATGgggaaaataacaaaaataatagtATCATCATTTGTTAGAGTCGGTACACTATTTACACATGTATTTTGTTCTTATAAGAAGTATTTTACATCCCCATTGATTgagaatttataaaaaaaaattgagagcCTTGAAGAAGTAACAGAGTTATTAGCTTTTAATAATCTTTGACAAATATTGTATATTCTAgaagaaaatatgaaatgtttGACAATCCGAGCATTTAAAACCTTGACCTTTTCAACATCTCTTTTTCTTCCGCCCAAGTTTTCAGCTTCCTAAAACATTAAATTTTACAAAACAATATGAAGGACGGaatccaataattaaaatacacGCTGAaatatgatttaattaataCATGTTGACACACAACTTGTAGTGTCTTTGGGTCTTCCCTTTGATGTGATTTATCATATTTGTCATAATTAGGCTGTGGATGCCTTTGAAGATCggagtaattaattttatatggaGTTTTATTTTCTATCTATTAATATCTAGATACACTTCATCCCTCTTTAACACAAATGACCTATTTCTTGAATGACGCAAAATTCaatataatgatatttttatattaaatgaaaagaaaatagaCTATAAATAAGTAGGagtattacttttattttaaaaaattaatcagtTTTATTGGAATagacaaaaaagaaaacaagtcATATTCATTGAAATAGAGGAAGTAAATTACTTTGAAACGTCATTATTATTAGCTACTTATACTAATCTAGTATAGTAATTTTTCTACGAATCACTTTCATCATTCTTGATTTGCCTAACTCAATTAAATAATATGGTTCTGCCCCAAATCTTTAAACTTAATGTCGCTGTTTTACAAATGTCTACTACGTGTCCCACCTTTAATCActtttactattaaataatttatgttGCCCAAATTATTGGTATCTTCTGATTGGGCTCTACAAGAATCTCAATTTCTTTATTCAAatagtataataaaataatacaaaggCAGTACAACTTTTAAGGAGAAGTATTCGTACAAACTTTAGGCAGCATACTCAAAATCATTAcgtaaaaagaataaaaaatctaAAGCAAATGGAGCTCACTTTGTAAAGATTTATTTGGTCATGTGTTTGTTTCACAGAAGTCTTCtcactttttttctttcataaaaGTAATTTGCAAAGTGTGGACCATGTATTAGAATCTATTACATCGGTCCcgaaattcaatttttattttctttttttagaaaataaatttcGTATTACATGCACACACATTTTCGaaataaatgtatatatatgaaaataaaacaTTAAATAGTTTATGTATTGTAATGTGTTGAGTAAGAAGTTCGTAGGTGAAGTACATATATCTAACATTTGAATTTTGAGTTTCCTAGATTCCAAAATTAGTAAACTGTCACATATCCATTGTTGTAGTAGAATCCAACAATTGCGTGTGTTATTACTTAATTCAAATTACCCACAATTTTAGTAGTAATAGTTATAATTGGGTTATGGAAAATGGTGTTTAATACAGtagtatatttaaaatttactcAACCAAATAATTTCCGACTAACGTATATATTTCATCCAACTTGCATAGtagtataattaataataatgataatatctCCAAAGTCAGTTTTCGGTAACATATTTCTGTTTCAGTGCCCATGCCTATATATGGAATTTTCAAAGCTACGCTTTAACCTACggagtaatatttaaatataataacaaaaaaaaaacttttccTTTTTTCCACAAATGAAGTCCATGCTTAATTGCGAAAAAAAGATTACCTTTTTCCCCACACCCACTGACCCACACACAAAAAAGATTTTACTTCGTCTCAAAGCAATGGACACCAATCTCCAGTACTTTACttgctcaaaattcaagaaaataatatactactaataaaagaaattcttGATCTTTGTGAGTTTGTTATACccacaaatatatatatttgtgcagattaattaatcaattggTATACTACACTTCTTTAACAATTGCCGAGAGAGAGAATTGTTGAATTAACGAGGATTTATAGTATTTCATAGAATCACAATGAAAGGACCTTCATCATATAGACATCAAATTGCTATTtgattcaagaaaaaaaaagcaagaaACGTTACAGAAAcgaaaaaaaaaggagaaaaaatcaaatcaaaactGTATAGCAGGATCTTCTCCTTCTTCATCCTCTGCCCCACCTTTTTTCCTTTACAGATCAAACTCCATCTCTTAATTCTCAAAACACCTCTCATCATCAGGAATTTCGAGAGAAATATCAATGCGTTTCTTTTTTTCGATTTCCCCTTTATTATACTCCTCGTTTTGCGTTGGGAGATTTGAATGTATTTATAAATCTTGGGCTTATTAGGCAACAGCGACGGTTCCAGTTCTAACGGCTTTGTTGGTATCAGATTCCTCCGTAGTTGAATCCTTGCTCTGCCTAACACTGCTAGATCTCTTCGAAGAAGAGATTTTCCATCTCTTCTCCTTCGCCTCGTCCATCTCAATCTGCTCTTGCCGGCATTCCTGGCTACAAAATGGTGCGTTTCCTCTGCGAAATTGGAATGGACGAAAAAATAGGTTAATTAATGAATTGGCCAGGAAATTGAACCAAAACGAGATCTGATTTTGCGGAAATTGAGAAATTTCAACGAACCTGTACATGTAGATGTCACTGTTTGGGCTGAGATGCTTCTGGCAAAGAGTGCAGGAATCGAGAAAATGGGGCTGGTTGTATTCGCCTCCAGCGTAGTGAGAAGCGGACGGCCtcatctttgtttttttttctcttttttcgtAGCTGCTCGGCGGCGAAATTGGCGGTTCTAGGGCGGCGCGGTGGTGGCGTTGATTCTTGGTGTGAAATGAGGGAGGAGAGATGGTGTGGAGAGGTGGTGGTTTTATATAGTGAAATGAGAGGGCAAACGGGTGGGATGGGGCAAAACTTGAGTGCTGGACGGACCACATGCACCACTTACTACAACTactcatttatttttaaattacttttttggatttcaaatttataaaataaaatttcaaaatatcatctTTATTgattctctctttctttatcAGAATGGTTTAAATACAAGAAATTGTAAGTTCATATTATTAGTAtcataaaaaatgacaaaactgTCTCATAAAT
It contains:
- the LOC121792602 gene encoding eukaryotic translation initiation factor 4G-like isoform X1, whose product is MSHNQSRAERSESTQYRKTGRSGSSNQQRQFQGSASSKGGGGAPFNSASRSYNKKYNNNAQGGQSRVRSPNVDSDSAGHAFHNSPQEQQPSHNAPAHKISQVVPRSPSSDVSNAAPAPNVSAANPESGLPKTPTKEDAPGSFSLQFGSISINPSAMNVVQIPARTSSAPPNLDEQKKDQARQNLLRAGPVPIPIPKQPVVKKDAGVPNQTNAREVHSISKPKRDIQVSVVPPVTQIQKPGVHSMPGMPMQMPFHQIQVQFGGPNPQIQPQALSGTPLPLSMQMPLPIGNPQMQQQMFISSLQPHPLQSQAMMQGQNFNFPPQMAHQLPPQLANMGINMTPQFPQHQAGKYGASRKTVKITHPDTHEELRLDGSPAPRSHTVVPPQSQPIPSFPQNHQMNFYPNSYNTNSVYFPAASSVPLSSSQIPPTSQPPRFHNQVTVKPPLGIHGEKEPLIATSSVSVRKAESSEPSALSGEDSVRPQKEVESSSLISVPHSKPVLGVSSTSAASSGSINVESDACNNATPALVHMDGSASILKSSAYESINNVALPVPLKDIPNEPLNPGQQDQVGKQPSSLSSSTSHSLEPEAVNTKSTLPRTNLACETSKESVSTNIATSEASDFTSENIVPNSVNSRQPEPEITVEMEGQATSQSLEFDKDSLDTSLKSLSLESPKVTGEVEESIGTKITSHTSGLLEGTEEKPEESLGCRSDDVNMAVNYVASSHIEGGQNADNPVSVDGLSAQDDKTSIADIECLDDSSKPDIEDIDNNRDSLVSTSSSVKDKVLLDASVSKTALPRGKKKKRELYRKAEAAGTISDLYMAYKGPEDKKDAVTSAESTEESSNNNIKQTSSELSRENDLSNEKPPLTKVEPDDWEDAAEISPQLESSKNVNQGSDVDENGLMTKRYSRDFLLKFVEQCTDLPDGFEINSEVADALMVSNVNIRESHPSPGRNFDRASGGSRLDRRASGHGDEDKWNKFPDPLMSGRGDMRADIVYAYNASFRPGQVSNYGVLRNPRPQTPNQHPGGILSGPMQSLGPQGVLLRNNSSADRWQRGTGFQKGLMPPPQTPPPIMHRAEKKYEVGKVTDEEEAKQRQLKGILNKLTPQNFEKLFQQVQQVNIDNVVTLSGVISQIFDKALMEPTFCEMYADFCFHLAAGLPELSVDNEKFTFKRLLLNKCQEEFERGEREEQEANETGEGESTQTEEEREEKRLRVRRRMLGNIRLIGELYKKRMLTEKIMHGCIGKLLGQHQNPDEENIEALCKLMSTIGVMIDHPKAKDYMDAYFLIMTQLSNNMKLSSRVRFMLRDSIDLRKNKWQQRRKVEGPKKIEDVHRDAAQERQAQTSRLGRVSSIGGSNRRGPPVDFAPRTPNMLSPPGSQLSSFRPGGPQLRGHGSQDARTDERHSYENRTISIPLPQRPLGDASITLGPQGGLVRGMAYGGQPSASSSRLAEISSPGDARRVGPGLNGFSSIPERMAYGQREDPVPRYASDRFIAPSSYDQERNVTHGNRNKDRIDESLPTSPPARDAPPTSTENTWPEEHLRGKSMTTIKEFYSARDESEVAMCIKDLNAPSFYPSMISIWLVDSFERKDMERELLTKLLINLTKSQDGLLSQTQLVRGFESVLAVLEDAVNDAPRAAEFLGRFFARVVLDRVVSLSEIGRLVYEGGEEQGSLVEAGIAADVVGTILDTIKSEKGDCVLNEIRSSSNLQLQNFRPPGSNRPCRIDKFM
- the LOC121792602 gene encoding eukaryotic translation initiation factor 4G-like isoform X2 is translated as MSHNQSRAERSESTQYRKTGRSGSSNQQRQFQGSASSKGGGGAPFNSASRSYNKKYNNNAQGGQSRVRSPNVDSDSAGHAFHNSPQEQQPSHNAPAHKISQVVPRSPSSDVSNAAPAPNVSAANPESGLPKTPTKDAPGSFSLQFGSISINPSAMNVVQIPARTSSAPPNLDEQKKDQARQNLLRAGPVPIPIPKQPVVKKDAGVPNQTNAREVHSISKPKRDIQVSVVPPVTQIQKPGVHSMPGMPMQMPFHQIQVQFGGPNPQIQPQALSGTPLPLSMQMPLPIGNPQMQQQMFISSLQPHPLQSQAMMQGQNFNFPPQMAHQLPPQLANMGINMTPQFPQHQAGKYGASRKTVKITHPDTHEELRLDGSPAPRSHTVVPPQSQPIPSFPQNHQMNFYPNSYNTNSVYFPAASSVPLSSSQIPPTSQPPRFHNQVTVKPPLGIHGEKEPLIATSSVSVRKAESSEPSALSGEDSVRPQKEVESSSLISVPHSKPVLGVSSTSAASSGSINVESDACNNATPALVHMDGSASILKSSAYESINNVALPVPLKDIPNEPLNPGQQDQVGKQPSSLSSSTSHSLEPEAVNTKSTLPRTNLACETSKESVSTNIATSEASDFTSENIVPNSVNSRQPEPEITVEMEGQATSQSLEFDKDSLDTSLKSLSLESPKVTGEVEESIGTKITSHTSGLLEGTEEKPEESLGCRSDDVNMAVNYVASSHIEGGQNADNPVSVDGLSAQDDKTSIADIECLDDSSKPDIEDIDNNRDSLVSTSSSVKDKVLLDASVSKTALPRGKKKKRELYRKAEAAGTISDLYMAYKGPEDKKDAVTSAESTEESSNNNIKQTSSELSRENDLSNEKPPLTKVEPDDWEDAAEISPQLESSKNVNQGSDVDENGLMTKRYSRDFLLKFVEQCTDLPDGFEINSEVADALMVSNVNIRESHPSPGRNFDRASGGSRLDRRASGHGDEDKWNKFPDPLMSGRGDMRADIVYAYNASFRPGQVSNYGVLRNPRPQTPNQHPGGILSGPMQSLGPQGVLLRNNSSADRWQRGTGFQKGLMPPPQTPPPIMHRAEKKYEVGKVTDEEEAKQRQLKGILNKLTPQNFEKLFQQVQQVNIDNVVTLSGVISQIFDKALMEPTFCEMYADFCFHLAAGLPELSVDNEKFTFKRLLLNKCQEEFERGEREEQEANETGEGESTQTEEEREEKRLRVRRRMLGNIRLIGELYKKRMLTEKIMHGCIGKLLGQHQNPDEENIEALCKLMSTIGVMIDHPKAKDYMDAYFLIMTQLSNNMKLSSRVRFMLRDSIDLRKNKWQQRRKVEGPKKIEDVHRDAAQERQAQTSRLGRVSSIGGSNRRGPPVDFAPRTPNMLSPPGSQLSSFRPGGPQLRGHGSQDARTDERHSYENRTISIPLPQRPLGDASITLGPQGGLVRGMAYGGQPSASSSRLAEISSPGDARRVGPGLNGFSSIPERMAYGQREDPVPRYASDRFIAPSSYDQERNVTHGNRNKDRIDESLPTSPPARDAPPTSTENTWPEEHLRGKSMTTIKEFYSARDESEVAMCIKDLNAPSFYPSMISIWLVDSFERKDMERELLTKLLINLTKSQDGLLSQTQLVRGFESVLAVLEDAVNDAPRAAEFLGRFFARVVLDRVVSLSEIGRLVYEGGEEQGSLVEAGIAADVVGTILDTIKSEKGDCVLNEIRSSSNLQLQNFRPPGSNRPCRIDKFM
- the LOC121765803 gene encoding FCS-Like Zinc finger 3-like, encoding MRPSASHYAGGEYNQPHFLDSCTLCQKHLSPNSDIYMYRGNAPFCSQECRQEQIEMDEAKEKRWKISSSKRSSSVRQSKDSTTEESDTNKAVRTGTVAVA